The following proteins come from a genomic window of Oncorhynchus kisutch isolate 150728-3 unplaced genomic scaffold, Okis_V2 Okis06b-Okis10b_hom, whole genome shotgun sequence:
- the LOC109876748 gene encoding ketosamine-3-kinase-like isoform X1, protein MEAQLKKELGTSMLKSTGHSGGGCISQGQSFDTDHGRVFVKINHKSQAKRMFDGELASLEAIVMTDTVKVPKPVKVIELDTGGAVFVMEHVDMRGLSRHSKQLGERLADLHLHNQRRRDRQNKEQQTVGKGPDVPVIDQFGFQVPTCCGYLPQENEWQSDWVTFYSQHRLQHQLNMVEKSYGDREARELWSQLQLKIPQLFTDMEVFPALLHGDLWGGNVAECPDGPVIFDPASFYGHAEYELGIAGMFGGFSDSFYSGYHNKIPKAPGFEKRNQLYQLFHYLNHWNHFGGGYRGSSLRIMKDLVKY, encoded by the exons ATGGAAGCTCAGCTAAAGAAGGAGCTAGGAACATCCATGCTGAAGTCAACTGGCCATTCTGGAGGAGGTTGTATCAGCCAGGGACAGAGCTTTGACACTGACCACGGGAGAGTGTTTGTCAAGATCAACCACAAGAGTCAG GCGAAGCGTATGTTTGATGGGGAGTTGGCTAGCTTGGAAGCCATCGTCATGACAGACACAGTGAAGGTCCCCAAGCCTGTCAAGGTGATAGAGCTGGATACAGGAGGGGCTGTGTTCGTCATGGAACATGTTGACATGAGGGGTCTCAGCAG GCACTCTAAGCAGCTGGGAGAGCGTCTGGCTGACCTGCACCTACACAACCAGAGACGCAGGGACAGACAGAACAAGGAACAGCAGACAGTTG GAAAAGGACCTGATGTTCCTGTCATTGACCAGTTTGGTTTCCAGGTTCCCACTTGCTGTGGATACCTCCCTCAG gaGAATGAGTGGCAGAGTGACTGGGTAACATTCTACTCTCAGCACAGACTACAGCACCAACTCAACATGGTGGAGAAGTCTTATGGAGACAGAGAGGCCAGGGaactatggtcccagctacag CTGAAAATCCCTCAGCTATTTACCGACATGGAGGTGTTCCCCGCCCTGCTTCACGGGGACCTGTGGGGGGGAAACGTAGCAGAGTGTCCCGACGGCCCTGTCATTTTCGACCCCGCCTCCTTCTATGGCCACGCTGAGTACGAGCTGGGCATCGCCGGGATGTTCGGAGGGTTCAGCGACTCCTTCTACTCTGGGTACCACAACAAGATCCCCAAGGCCCCGGGGTTTGAGAAGAGGAATCAGCTGTATCAACTGTTCCACTATCTGAACCACTGGAATCATTTTGGTGGAGGATACAGAGGGTCCTCGCTGAGGATCATGAAGGATCTGGTCAAATACTGA
- the LOC109876747 gene encoding ADP-ribosylation factor-like protein 16 — translation MCLLLGATGVGKTLLLKRLQKLSVRDGTTDLGEPPVTLPTVGTNLTDLTLKRKRVTVRELGGCMSPIWPSYYTDCSSVIFMVDSANTTQISSSCIQLLSVLSAEPLHTASVLVIFNKRDLPCTMSLVEMMSLFRMDDIIASATQPITTLELSARSGQGLQEVLGWLDSTLTD, via the exons ATGTGTTTGCTGCTCGGTGCAACCGGTGTTGGAAAAACTCTTCTCTTGAAACGTTTACAAA AGCTCAGTGTGAGAGATGGCACAACTGATTTAGGGGAACCCCCTGTTACTCTACCTACG GTGGGCAccaacctgacagacctgacTCTGAAGAGGAAGAGGGTGACTGTGAGAGAGCTGGGAGGCTGTATGAGTCCTATCTGGCCCAGTTACTATACGGACTGCTCCTCTGTCATC TTCATGGTGGACTCTGCTAACACCACCCAGATCTCGTCATCCTGTATCcagctcctgtctgtcctctctgctgaACCTCTCCACACAGCCTCTGTCCTGGTTATCTTCAACAAGAG GGACCTCCCTTGTACCATGAGTCTCGTAGAGATGATGTCACTGTTCAGGATGGATGACATCATCGCCTCTGCCACCCAGCCAATCACGACCCTGGAACTGAGCGCTCGTTCCGGCCAGGGACTCCAGGAGGTGTTGGGCTGGCTGGACTCCACCCTAACTGACTGA
- the LOC109876748 gene encoding ketosamine-3-kinase-like isoform X2, with protein MFDGELASLEAIVMTDTVKVPKPVKVIELDTGGAVFVMEHVDMRGLSRHSKQLGERLADLHLHNQRRRDRQNKEQQTVGKGPDVPVIDQFGFQVPTCCGYLPQENEWQSDWVTFYSQHRLQHQLNMVEKSYGDREARELWSQLQLKIPQLFTDMEVFPALLHGDLWGGNVAECPDGPVIFDPASFYGHAEYELGIAGMFGGFSDSFYSGYHNKIPKAPGFEKRNQLYQLFHYLNHWNHFGGGYRGSSLRIMKDLVKY; from the exons ATGTTTGATGGGGAGTTGGCTAGCTTGGAAGCCATCGTCATGACAGACACAGTGAAGGTCCCCAAGCCTGTCAAGGTGATAGAGCTGGATACAGGAGGGGCTGTGTTCGTCATGGAACATGTTGACATGAGGGGTCTCAGCAG GCACTCTAAGCAGCTGGGAGAGCGTCTGGCTGACCTGCACCTACACAACCAGAGACGCAGGGACAGACAGAACAAGGAACAGCAGACAGTTG GAAAAGGACCTGATGTTCCTGTCATTGACCAGTTTGGTTTCCAGGTTCCCACTTGCTGTGGATACCTCCCTCAG gaGAATGAGTGGCAGAGTGACTGGGTAACATTCTACTCTCAGCACAGACTACAGCACCAACTCAACATGGTGGAGAAGTCTTATGGAGACAGAGAGGCCAGGGaactatggtcccagctacag CTGAAAATCCCTCAGCTATTTACCGACATGGAGGTGTTCCCCGCCCTGCTTCACGGGGACCTGTGGGGGGGAAACGTAGCAGAGTGTCCCGACGGCCCTGTCATTTTCGACCCCGCCTCCTTCTATGGCCACGCTGAGTACGAGCTGGGCATCGCCGGGATGTTCGGAGGGTTCAGCGACTCCTTCTACTCTGGGTACCACAACAAGATCCCCAAGGCCCCGGGGTTTGAGAAGAGGAATCAGCTGTATCAACTGTTCCACTATCTGAACCACTGGAATCATTTTGGTGGAGGATACAGAGGGTCCTCGCTGAGGATCATGAAGGATCTGGTCAAATACTGA